In Gymnogyps californianus isolate 813 chromosome 1, ASM1813914v2, whole genome shotgun sequence, the following are encoded in one genomic region:
- the THSD1 gene encoding thrombospondin type-1 domain-containing protein 1 isoform X1 translates to MKQMLKDFSNLLLVVLCDYVLGEVEYLLLERPGHVAFSNDTVSLEYQYYSGGNVTAEHLSILLLDASTNEIIARKQLPANQSQGRVEFECFHFKSAGDFLFRMVSPSDNSSAAQWSRSSVSTLHVEWPVFHIDLNKSSEVLGSSLQVGLFTNEQLCAMNETVVSLDVIFTSTLYEFGRVSSDETLGIRTSKGILLSRSQWVEFDCPPVGQETYITVLLKTLETHSIIASIGPIDLLHKFGYRLVVAPEATCKTLVQVFIVSPPCTSISGKIVVYKEALKHPSQRTTWLYENTLHPGDNRTDFNCTLFDVGKNKYCFDLFNFSNRSHFPSRVKECMMIQRNMETWSLWQPWSPCSVTCGDGVRERFRECLTSSPAKPGCAGLPRETSLCSLEECLSIKPPTPPSVQPGEDQKANNIVTITGISLCLFIIFATVLITLWRKLCRAQKCSTAVRRNSVHSPSFRKNSDEENICQGNKQRDSFAEGGDAPVNIPLTYRRSLQFAQEDDASGSENFQPNAQKIIPPIFSYRLAQQQLKEMKKKGLTETTKVYHVSQNPLTDTVVGATTMLPLSAENQEEAAANKFRIKSPFLDQPASQPKFLGESSHPWLDFPFSQANPAMSPTQTLIRRAHFKHQDNRGDLSERGCHRNPQFRRTASFHETKKARPFRERSMSTLTPRQTPLYNSRTRTWDQGLEDRTRPKSRNANPTCEKLDQPHSAVLGCEPQGHGAKCHHRAGPPVKKLDPITDRQPASQEKAADKPEPGRSKRGPSPNPRGAWRKETGSTGKDNSQRGLSVSPAQYRRDKCQSFPLDPEFAFYDNTTFGLTEAEQQMIDLPGYFGSNEEDETSTLSIEKLVI, encoded by the exons ATGAAACAGATgttgaaagatttttcaaatcTATTGTTAGTAGTGCTCTGTGACTATG ttcttgGCGAAGTGGAGTATCTCCTGTTGGAGCGCCCAGGTCATGTAGCCTTCAGCAATGACACAGTGTCTCTGGAATATCAGTACTATAGTGGTGGTAATGTGACAGCAGAGCATCTGTCCATCCTGTTGCTGGATGCCAGCACCAACGAGATAATTGCAAGAAAACAGCTTCCAGCAAATCAGTCCCAGGGGAGGGTAGAGTTTGAGTGTTTCCATTTCAAGAGTGCTGGGGACTTCTTGTTCAGAATGGTCTCTCCCAGCGATAACAGCAGTGCTGCCCAGTGGAGCAGAAGCAGCGTGTCCACCCTGCATGTGGAATGGCCTGTATTTCACATTGATTTGAACAAGAGTTCAGAGGTGCTTGGGAGCTCCCTTCAGGTTGGACTTTTTACAAATGAGCAGTTGTGTGCCATGAACGAGACAGTGGTTTCACTGGATGTGATATTCACCAGCACCCTTTATGAATTCGGAAGAGTAAGCTCTGATGAGACTCTGGGCATTAGAACTAGCAAAGGAATCCTGCTTTCTAGGTCCCAGTGGGTAGAGTTTGATTGCCCACCTGTTGGTCAAGAAACGTACATCACTGTGTTACTGAAAACGTTAGAAACGCATTCCATCATTGCCTCCATAGGACCCATAGATCTCCTCCACAAATTTGGATACAGACTGGTTGTGGCACCAGAAGCAACATGCAAAACTTTGGTTCAGGTCTTCATAGTCTCTCCACCGTGCACTTCTATCAGCGGAAAAATTGTTGTCTATAAAGAGGCTCTCAAGCATCCTAGTCAAAGAACAACTTGGCTGTATGAAAACACCCTTCACCCAGGAGACAACAGGACAGACTTTAACTGCACGTTGTTTGATGTGGGGAAGAACAAATACTGCTTTGACCTCTTTAATTTCTCAAACCGAAGCCATTTCCCATCAAGAGTTAAGGAGTGTATGATGATCCAAAGGAATATGG AAACGTGGAGCCTGTGGCAGCCCTGGAGCCCCTGCAGCGTCACCTGCGGGGACGGTGTCCGGGAACGCTTCCGAGAGTGCCTCACCTCCTCGCCGGCAAAACCAGGCTGCGCTGGATTACCAAGGGAGACTTCCTTGTGTTCGCTGGAGGAGTGTTTGT CTATCAAGCCTCCCACTCCACCTTCTGTCCAGCCAGGAGAGGACCAGAAAGCAAATAACATAGTCACCATCACAGGTATCTCCTTATGCTTGTTCATCATCTTTGCCACCGTTCTCATTACCCTCTGGAGgaagctctgcagagctcagaAGTGCAGCACTGCCGTCCGCCGAAACTCCGTCCATTCCCCCAGCTTCCGCAAAAACTCCGATGAAGAGAACATTTGCCAAGGAAACAAGCAGCGGGACAGCTTCGCCGAAGGAGGGGATGCCCCTGTTAACATTCCTCTGACCTACAGGCGAAGCCTCCAGTTTGCCCAAGAAGATGATGCCTCTGGAAGTGAGAACTTTCAGCCAAATGCCCAAAAAATAATCCCTCCAATTTTCAGCTACCgcctggcacagcagcagttgaaagagatgaagaaaaaaggccTGACTGAGACCACCAAGGTGTACCACGTCTCTCAGAATCCCCTCACAGACACGGTTGTTGGTGCCACCACAATGCTTCCCCTGAGTGCAGAAAACcaagaggaggcagcagcaaacAAATTTAGGATCAAATCTCCATTTCTGGACCAGCCAGCCAGTCAGCCCAAATTCCTGGGGGAAAGCTCTCACCCTTGGCTGGATTTTCCATTCTCCCAGGCCAATCCTGCAATGAGCCCTACCCAAACCTTGATAAGAAGAGCTCATTTCAAGCACCAGGATAACAGAGGGGACTTGTCCGAGAGGGGCTGTCACAGAAACCCACAGTTTAGAAGAACAGCCAGTTTCCATGAAACGAAAAAGGCCAGGCCtttcagagagagaagcatGTCCACCCTCACCCCTCGACAGACTCCTCTCTACAACTCCAGGACCAGAACGTGGGACCAGGGTTTGGAGGACAGGACACGGCCAAAATCGAGAAACGCTAATCCAACTTGTGAAAAGCTGGATCAGCCCCACAGCGCTGTGCTGGGGTGTGAACCGCAGGGCCATGGCGCGAAGTGCCACCACAGGGCAGGTCCCCCGGTGAAGAAGCTGGACCCGATCACTGACCGCCAGCCTGCCAGTCAGGAGAAGGCAGCTGATAAGCCTGAGCCTGGCCGAAGTAAGAGGGGCCCTTCGCCTAACCCCAGAGGCGCGTGGCGGAAGGAAACAGGCTCAACTGGAAAAGATAATTCCCAGAGAGGCCTCAGTGTAAGCCCTGCCCAGTACCGAAGGGACAAATGCCAGAGCTTCCCCTTGGACCCTGAGTTTGCCTTTTATGATAATACTACTTTTGGCTTaacagaggcagagcagcagatgATCGACCTCCCCGGATATTTTGGCTCAAATGAAGAGGATGAAACGAGTACTTTAAGCATTGAGAAGCTGGTGATCTGA
- the THSD1 gene encoding thrombospondin type-1 domain-containing protein 1 isoform X2, whose protein sequence is MKQMLKDFSNLLLVVLCDYVLGEVEYLLLERPGHVAFSNDTVSLEYQYYSGGNVTAEHLSILLLDASTNEIIARKQLPANQSQGRVEFECFHFKSAGDFLFRMVSPSDNSSAAQWSRSSVSTLHVEWPVFHIDLNKSSEVLGSSLQVGLFTNEQLCAMNETVVSLDVIFTSTLYEFGRVSSDETLGIRTSKGILLSRSQWVEFDCPPVGQETYITVLLKTLETHSIIASIGPIDLLHKFGYRLVVAPEATCKTLVQVFIVSPPCTSISGKIVVYKEALKHPSQRTTWLYENTLHPGDNRTDFNCTLFDVGKNKYCFDLFNFSNRSHFPSRVKECMMIQRNMAIKPPTPPSVQPGEDQKANNIVTITGISLCLFIIFATVLITLWRKLCRAQKCSTAVRRNSVHSPSFRKNSDEENICQGNKQRDSFAEGGDAPVNIPLTYRRSLQFAQEDDASGSENFQPNAQKIIPPIFSYRLAQQQLKEMKKKGLTETTKVYHVSQNPLTDTVVGATTMLPLSAENQEEAAANKFRIKSPFLDQPASQPKFLGESSHPWLDFPFSQANPAMSPTQTLIRRAHFKHQDNRGDLSERGCHRNPQFRRTASFHETKKARPFRERSMSTLTPRQTPLYNSRTRTWDQGLEDRTRPKSRNANPTCEKLDQPHSAVLGCEPQGHGAKCHHRAGPPVKKLDPITDRQPASQEKAADKPEPGRSKRGPSPNPRGAWRKETGSTGKDNSQRGLSVSPAQYRRDKCQSFPLDPEFAFYDNTTFGLTEAEQQMIDLPGYFGSNEEDETSTLSIEKLVI, encoded by the exons ATGAAACAGATgttgaaagatttttcaaatcTATTGTTAGTAGTGCTCTGTGACTATG ttcttgGCGAAGTGGAGTATCTCCTGTTGGAGCGCCCAGGTCATGTAGCCTTCAGCAATGACACAGTGTCTCTGGAATATCAGTACTATAGTGGTGGTAATGTGACAGCAGAGCATCTGTCCATCCTGTTGCTGGATGCCAGCACCAACGAGATAATTGCAAGAAAACAGCTTCCAGCAAATCAGTCCCAGGGGAGGGTAGAGTTTGAGTGTTTCCATTTCAAGAGTGCTGGGGACTTCTTGTTCAGAATGGTCTCTCCCAGCGATAACAGCAGTGCTGCCCAGTGGAGCAGAAGCAGCGTGTCCACCCTGCATGTGGAATGGCCTGTATTTCACATTGATTTGAACAAGAGTTCAGAGGTGCTTGGGAGCTCCCTTCAGGTTGGACTTTTTACAAATGAGCAGTTGTGTGCCATGAACGAGACAGTGGTTTCACTGGATGTGATATTCACCAGCACCCTTTATGAATTCGGAAGAGTAAGCTCTGATGAGACTCTGGGCATTAGAACTAGCAAAGGAATCCTGCTTTCTAGGTCCCAGTGGGTAGAGTTTGATTGCCCACCTGTTGGTCAAGAAACGTACATCACTGTGTTACTGAAAACGTTAGAAACGCATTCCATCATTGCCTCCATAGGACCCATAGATCTCCTCCACAAATTTGGATACAGACTGGTTGTGGCACCAGAAGCAACATGCAAAACTTTGGTTCAGGTCTTCATAGTCTCTCCACCGTGCACTTCTATCAGCGGAAAAATTGTTGTCTATAAAGAGGCTCTCAAGCATCCTAGTCAAAGAACAACTTGGCTGTATGAAAACACCCTTCACCCAGGAGACAACAGGACAGACTTTAACTGCACGTTGTTTGATGTGGGGAAGAACAAATACTGCTTTGACCTCTTTAATTTCTCAAACCGAAGCCATTTCCCATCAAGAGTTAAGGAGTGTATGATGATCCAAAGGAATATGG CTATCAAGCCTCCCACTCCACCTTCTGTCCAGCCAGGAGAGGACCAGAAAGCAAATAACATAGTCACCATCACAGGTATCTCCTTATGCTTGTTCATCATCTTTGCCACCGTTCTCATTACCCTCTGGAGgaagctctgcagagctcagaAGTGCAGCACTGCCGTCCGCCGAAACTCCGTCCATTCCCCCAGCTTCCGCAAAAACTCCGATGAAGAGAACATTTGCCAAGGAAACAAGCAGCGGGACAGCTTCGCCGAAGGAGGGGATGCCCCTGTTAACATTCCTCTGACCTACAGGCGAAGCCTCCAGTTTGCCCAAGAAGATGATGCCTCTGGAAGTGAGAACTTTCAGCCAAATGCCCAAAAAATAATCCCTCCAATTTTCAGCTACCgcctggcacagcagcagttgaaagagatgaagaaaaaaggccTGACTGAGACCACCAAGGTGTACCACGTCTCTCAGAATCCCCTCACAGACACGGTTGTTGGTGCCACCACAATGCTTCCCCTGAGTGCAGAAAACcaagaggaggcagcagcaaacAAATTTAGGATCAAATCTCCATTTCTGGACCAGCCAGCCAGTCAGCCCAAATTCCTGGGGGAAAGCTCTCACCCTTGGCTGGATTTTCCATTCTCCCAGGCCAATCCTGCAATGAGCCCTACCCAAACCTTGATAAGAAGAGCTCATTTCAAGCACCAGGATAACAGAGGGGACTTGTCCGAGAGGGGCTGTCACAGAAACCCACAGTTTAGAAGAACAGCCAGTTTCCATGAAACGAAAAAGGCCAGGCCtttcagagagagaagcatGTCCACCCTCACCCCTCGACAGACTCCTCTCTACAACTCCAGGACCAGAACGTGGGACCAGGGTTTGGAGGACAGGACACGGCCAAAATCGAGAAACGCTAATCCAACTTGTGAAAAGCTGGATCAGCCCCACAGCGCTGTGCTGGGGTGTGAACCGCAGGGCCATGGCGCGAAGTGCCACCACAGGGCAGGTCCCCCGGTGAAGAAGCTGGACCCGATCACTGACCGCCAGCCTGCCAGTCAGGAGAAGGCAGCTGATAAGCCTGAGCCTGGCCGAAGTAAGAGGGGCCCTTCGCCTAACCCCAGAGGCGCGTGGCGGAAGGAAACAGGCTCAACTGGAAAAGATAATTCCCAGAGAGGCCTCAGTGTAAGCCCTGCCCAGTACCGAAGGGACAAATGCCAGAGCTTCCCCTTGGACCCTGAGTTTGCCTTTTATGATAATACTACTTTTGGCTTaacagaggcagagcagcagatgATCGACCTCCCCGGATATTTTGGCTCAAATGAAGAGGATGAAACGAGTACTTTAAGCATTGAGAAGCTGGTGATCTGA